The nucleotide sequence TCTGCTCCGCAATTTGCACATTTCATTCTTTCTGCCCCGCTTCTATGCTCTGTACGCAGTTACTCATAAGCATTGCAATGGTCATGGGGCCCACGCCTCCCGGCACTGGGGTAATGGCAGAAGCAACGGGTTCCACTTCCTCAAATTTCACATCTCCGCATAATTTATTATGTTCATCACGATGAATGCCCACGTCAATCACAACTGCACCTTCCTTTACATATTCCGCACCGATCAGCCGCGGTTTTCCCACCGCCACAATCAGAATGTCTGCCTGTCTGCAGAGTTTTGGAAGATTCCTGGTTCTGGAATGGGCAATGGTTACGGTGGCGTTTTCCCGCAGCATCAGAAGGGCCATGGGTTTTCCCACAATATTGCTTCTTCCGATGACCACGCAGTGTTTCCCCTCTGCTTCCACACCGGAGCGTTTCAGAAGCTGAATAATTCCGGCCGGGGTACAGGAGACGAATCCCGGTTCTCCAATGGTGAGTTTTCCCACATTCTGCGGATGAAAACCGTCCACATCTTTCTCCGGGCTGATGGCCTGTATCACCTTGTCCTCGCAGATATGGCCGGGAAGGGGAAGCTGCACCAGGATACCCTTTACTTCTTTCTTATGATTTAATTCATCAATCAGCTTCAGCAGTTCTTCTTCCCCGGTTTCTTCCGGAAGCTCATAAGCCAGAGAATCAATGCCGATATAAGCGCAGGCATTTTTCTTATTCCGCACATAGACGGCGGAAGCAGGATCCGCACCTACCTGAATGACTGCAAGAGATCCTGTTTTCCCTTCCGCCTGCAGCCGTTCCACCTTTTCTTTTAATTCATCTTTTATCTGCTGAGAAATCTTTTTTCCATCTATAATTACTGCCATGCTTCTTCCTTTCTTTCACTGCCGTACCATTGAAACTGCCTCCTGGGAAACGCTGATTAAATCAGCGTTTTCTCAGAACAATCCGGTAATAACTCCCTGGTCATCCACATCAATCTGATATGCCGCCGGGGTTTTTCCAAGTCCCGGCATGGTCATAATGGCGCCGGTAACTGCCACTACGAATCCGGCTCCGGCAGATACATATACTTCCCGGACATTTACGGTAAATCCTGTGGGCCTTCCCAGCTTCGTCTGGTCGTCAGACAGGGAATACTGAGTCTTTGCCATACATACCGGGAAATTACCCATGCCCAGTTCTTCAATTCGTTTTAATTCTTTTTCCGCTGCCGGGGCGTAAGTAACTCCGTCCGCACCGTAAATTTCTCTGGCAACAGTTTCTATTTTCTCTTTCAGAGAAAGGCTGTCCTCGTACAGAGGATGGAACCGGCTCTCTTTTGTTTCCAGGGTTTCCAGCACTTTTTCTGCCAGAGCAATTCCGCCTTCTCCGCCTTTTTCCCATACTTCCGACAGGGCGAATTCACAACCCCGCTCCTTGCAGAACTGCTCCACAAATTCTGTTTCCGCTTCAGAATCTGTAACGAAAGAATTCAGTGTTACGACTACGGGTACTTCATATTTCTGTAAATTCTCAATGTGTTTTTCCAGATTTACAATTCCTTTTTTCAGTGCCTCCAGGTTCTCCTCAGAAAGCTGAGCCTTCGGTACGCCGCCATTGTATTTCAATGCCCGCACCGTTGCCACCAGTACTACGGCATCCGGTTTCAGACCTGCCATACGACATTTAATGTCCAGAAATTTTTCTGCCCCCAAATCGGCTCCGAAGCCTGCTTCTGTCACCACATAGTCGGCCAGTTTCAGAGCTGTCTTTGTAGCGCGGACACTGTTGCAGCCATGAGCGATATTGGCAAAAGGTCCTCCGTGCACAATGGCCGGCGTATGTTCCAGTGTCTGGATGAGGTTGGGTTTTAAAGCGTCCTTTAACAGGGCTGCCATGGAACCGGTAGCCTGAATATCATCTGCTGTCACAGGTTTTCCTTCAAATGTATAGGCCACAATCATTCTGCCCAGACGTTTTTTCAAATCAGCCATATCCTCTGCAAGACACAATACTGCCATAATCTCAGAGGCCACGGTAATTACAAAATGGTCTTCCCGCACCATCCCGTCCATTTTCGTTCCGAGACCTACCACAATATTGCGCAATACACGGTCATTCATGTCCAGGCAGCGCTTCCATACTACCTGCCGGGGGTCGATATTCAGAGGATTTCCCTGCTGGATATGGTTGTCCAGCAAAGCCGCAAGAAGATTATTGGCAGAAGTAATGGCATGGAAGTCTCCGGTAAAATGCAGATTCAGGTCTTCCATGGGGACTACCTGCGCATAACCGCCGCCCGCTGCTCCGCCCTTAATGCCAAAACAGGGTCCCAGGGAAGGTTCACGCAGTGCCAGAACTGCTTTTTTCCCCATTTTGCCAAATGCCTGGCCCAGGCCTATACTGGTAGTGGTTTTGCCTTCTCCTGCCGGAGTGGGGTTGATAGCCGTCACAAGAATTAATTTTCCGTCTTTTTTATTCTTTACTTTTTCGATTAATTCATTCGACAGCTTGGCCTTATATTTTCCATATAATTCCAAATCATCTTCCGGAATATCCAGTCTGGCCGCCACATCTCTGATGTGAATCATTTCTGCTTCCTGTGCAATCTGAATATCTGTTTTCATGTTTTCCTCCTGTAATTTCTATACATGTTCTTCCACATATGTCTCAAATTCTGACATGGTCATCTGTACTTTCCTTGGTTTTGTGCCTTCTTCCGGCCCTACCACTCCTGCTTCTTCAAGCTGGTCCATAATTCTTGCCGCCCGGTTAAAACCGACTTTGAACATTCTCTGGAGCATTCCGATGGAGCCCTTTTCTTTTTCAATTACAAATTTTCCGGCTTCCACGAAATAAGCGTCCCTTTCGTTCCCGCCTCCCGGACCGGCTCCTGATCCTGCGGAAACCGTATTCATTTTTGCCTCCACTTCCGGATTATATGCCACAGTGCCCTGCTTTTTCAGGAAATCCACCACTTCTTCCACTTCAGAGTCCGACACAAAGGGCCCCTGGACACGTAAGGGCTTCTGGTAACCCTGGGGATAAAACAGCATATCTCCGTTACCCAGCAGTTTTTCCGCTCCGTTCATGTCCAGTATGGTTCGGGAATCCACACCGGAAGATACGGAAAAAGCGATTCGGGAAGGCATGTTGGCCTTAATCAGACCAGTGATAACGTCCACCGAGGGCCGCTGGGTAGCGATAATCAGATGAATGCCGGCCGCTCTTGCAAGCTGTGCCAGCCGGCAGATTGCATCCTCCACATCTCCCGGCGCCACCATCATAAGGTCTGCCAGCTCATCCACAATCACTACAATCTGAGGCAGCTTTGTGGGTTTGGTCTCATCTTCCACATGTTCCAGTGCAGCTATTTTCTGGTTATAGCCCTTCAAATCCCTTACCTGACAGTCTGCAAATTTCTGATATCGGTCCATCATTTCCGCTACTGCCCAGTGAAGGGCTCCGGCCGCTTTTTTCGGGTCTGTGACCACGGGAATCAGCAGATGGGGAATTCCGTTATATACGCTTAATTCCACCACTTTGGGGTCAATCAGAATCAGCTTCACATCATCCGGATCCGCTTTATAGAGAATACTCATAATTATGGTGTTGATACATACGGATTTTCCGGAACCGGTGGCTCCTGCAATCAGCAGATGGGGCATTTTGGCAATATCCGCCACCACTGCCTGTCCGCCGATATCTTTTCCCGCAGTAAAACAGATACCGGAGGGATGATTCTGAAATTCTTCTGTCTCTACCATATCCCGGAACCGCACCATGACATTTTCTTTGTTGGGCACCTCTATACCAACTGCCGCTTTTCCGGGAATGGGGGCTTCGATACGGATATCCGCCGCTGCCAGATTTAACTTGATATCGTCTGCCAGATTTACAATTTTGCTGACTTTCACACCCATTTCCGGCTGCATTTCATAACGGGTCACACTGGGCCCGCAGCTTACGTCGGTAATGGTCACATTGACGCCGAAATTCTTCAGAGTCTGCTGCAGTTTCAGGGCCGTCTCCTGTAAATGCTTCCTGGAATCTCCCTGGCTTCCGGTTCCTTTTTTCAGCAGAGAAACCGGAGGAAATATATATTCCTGTTTGGGAGGCGGCAAAAGAGACTCTTTGGCCGGAGAAGCCATTTCCTGCGGCTGCGCGGCCGGTTTCGATATTTCCGGTTCATTCGGCACAGCTTCCGGTTCCGGTACT is from Lachnospiraceae bacterium JLR.KK002 and encodes:
- the folD gene encoding bifunctional methylenetetrahydrofolate dehydrogenase/methenyltetrahydrofolate cyclohydrolase FolD, with the protein product MAVIIDGKKISQQIKDELKEKVERLQAEGKTGSLAVIQVGADPASAVYVRNKKNACAYIGIDSLAYELPEETGEEELLKLIDELNHKKEVKGILVQLPLPGHICEDKVIQAISPEKDVDGFHPQNVGKLTIGEPGFVSCTPAGIIQLLKRSGVEAEGKHCVVIGRSNIVGKPMALLMLRENATVTIAHSRTRNLPKLCRQADILIVAVGKPRLIGAEYVKEGAVVIDVGIHRDEHNKLCGDVKFEEVEPVASAITPVPGGVGPMTIAMLMSNCVQSIEAGQKE
- a CDS encoding formate--tetrahydrofolate ligase, which translates into the protein MKTDIQIAQEAEMIHIRDVAARLDIPEDDLELYGKYKAKLSNELIEKVKNKKDGKLILVTAINPTPAGEGKTTTSIGLGQAFGKMGKKAVLALREPSLGPCFGIKGGAAGGGYAQVVPMEDLNLHFTGDFHAITSANNLLAALLDNHIQQGNPLNIDPRQVVWKRCLDMNDRVLRNIVVGLGTKMDGMVREDHFVITVASEIMAVLCLAEDMADLKKRLGRMIVAYTFEGKPVTADDIQATGSMAALLKDALKPNLIQTLEHTPAIVHGGPFANIAHGCNSVRATKTALKLADYVVTEAGFGADLGAEKFLDIKCRMAGLKPDAVVLVATVRALKYNGGVPKAQLSEENLEALKKGIVNLEKHIENLQKYEVPVVVTLNSFVTDSEAETEFVEQFCKERGCEFALSEVWEKGGEGGIALAEKVLETLETKESRFHPLYEDSLSLKEKIETVAREIYGADGVTYAPAAEKELKRIEELGMGNFPVCMAKTQYSLSDDQTKLGRPTGFTVNVREVYVSAGAGFVVAVTGAIMTMPGLGKTPAAYQIDVDDQGVITGLF
- a CDS encoding DNA translocase FtsK 4TM domain-containing protein, which encodes MASRPENTTKRKTGGKTAAGKKNSSQEVSFGSEVVLLVLLAVCIILFISNFGIGGFIGAKVSAFCFGLFGMMAYLFPVCLFVGAAFFVSNRNNRVAVIKLVAGVVFILFLCLFMELIAGESGEYQVQKSFQYAAEHKNGGGALGGLLAMLLCPAIGKPGAYIADVIGLIIALVLLTERSFLGGVKKGSRKVYDTAREDAARRREQKELRREEQNQRRTDRKVEGVALDTRILPVSPERSDNISELKLPVETEAFSRELKEKLFSDRGKEKQGKATSYSVLQGNSFQNHMPLDEEVHSSPVRNVVGWDSPEAPSTASILEMPVKRETNHPQELFSEPVVVEKIHRSPRRSRKISEIPELSEAMEQNTRTDTSAGEILLTGEEPLVINSEPSFAEEMFTEVNDASASADEMSAGLNDASASTDEMFAGLNDTSAFTDEMFAGLESAIISGASQTSEDVRAEELTAPESEVIPASVPDEPEVPEPEVPEPEAVPNEPEISKPAAQPQEMASPAKESLLPPPKQEYIFPPVSLLKKGTGSQGDSRKHLQETALKLQQTLKNFGVNVTITDVSCGPSVTRYEMQPEMGVKVSKIVNLADDIKLNLAAADIRIEAPIPGKAAVGIEVPNKENVMVRFRDMVETEEFQNHPSGICFTAGKDIGGQAVVADIAKMPHLLIAGATGSGKSVCINTIIMSILYKADPDDVKLILIDPKVVELSVYNGIPHLLIPVVTDPKKAAGALHWAVAEMMDRYQKFADCQVRDLKGYNQKIAALEHVEDETKPTKLPQIVVIVDELADLMMVAPGDVEDAICRLAQLARAAGIHLIIATQRPSVDVITGLIKANMPSRIAFSVSSGVDSRTILDMNGAEKLLGNGDMLFYPQGYQKPLRVQGPFVSDSEVEEVVDFLKKQGTVAYNPEVEAKMNTVSAGSGAGPGGGNERDAYFVEAGKFVIEKEKGSIGMLQRMFKVGFNRAARIMDQLEEAGVVGPEEGTKPRKVQMTMSEFETYVEEHV